TCTCCGGGGAACCGGTCGGATCACGCGCGGTCACCAAAAGACATAATATGGATATTTCGCCGGCGACGGTACGCAATGTCATGTCCGATCTCGAGGATATGGGTTTTCTCATATCACCTCATACCTCGGCCGGCCGGGTGCCGACCGACAAGGGCTACCAGTATTATGTCGACACCCTGCTGCAGATTCGCGACTTGAGCGAACTGGAAAAACAGACGATCGACAGTCATTATCATGGCAAAAAGGGGACGGTCGAAAGTTTATTGCAGGAGACCGGAAAGGCCCTCTCCTCGCTCTCGAATTACGCCGGTGTGGTCATGGTGCCGCGTTTCACCTCGACGGTTTTCCGGCATATCGAGTTTGTCCGGCTCTCGGACGGCAAGGCGCTGGTTGTTTTTGTCTCCCAGACCGGCATGGTTCAGAATAAACTGATCGATCTCGACAAGGAAATCAGCCAGCGCGATCTGGAAAAGATGACCAACTATCTGAACCGTAAGCTTTCCGGCATGACGATTCAGGAAGTGAAGAAGGTGATCGCCGAGGAGATGAAGCAGGAGAAGGCGCTTTACGACAAGCTGATGAAAAAGGCGCTGGAGCTTTCCGGGGCGGCCCTGGCTGAAGATATCGAGGGACAGCTTTTTATTGAGGGGGCATCGAGTTTTCTCGAGCTTCCGGATTTTGCCGAGGTCGGCAAGATGAAGAGACTGTTTCAGGCGTTTGAACAAAAAAACCATCTGATAGAACTGCTCGACAAGAGTCAGGAGGCCAGCGGCGTCCAGATTTTTATCGGCAGCGCCAACAGCTACAATCAGATCGAAGGCTGCAGCCTGGTAACGTCGAGCTACCAGAACGTTCACGGAACCATTGGCACGCTCGGTGTGATCGGGCCGAACCGGATGTCGTATTCCAAGGTCATACCGATCGTTGACTACACGGCCAGGCTGGTGAGTCGACTGCTCGAAACCGGCCTGGGTAAGGAGAAATAAAAAGGTGGGAAAAAAGAAAAAAGAGGAGAATGTTGTGGCCGAAGAAGAGAGCTGGAAATCTCCGGAAGAAGTTCCGGAAGATGCGGAAGAGAACGGGGCGGTGACAGAGTCATCTGAAGCTGATGCCGCGAGTGATGACGCAGTTGATTACCAGAGCGAAGCGCTCCACAACAAGGATCTTTATCTGCGGGCCCTGGCGGATCTCGAAAATTATCGTAAGCGGGCGCAGCGGGAAAAAGAAGATGCGATCCGTTATGCCAACAGCAATCTTCTGCGGGAGATGATCCCGGTGATTGATAACCTTGAACGGGCGGTTGAACACGCCAACGACGGCGATGATCAGGATCAGGGCCTGCTTGAAGGGGTTCAGATGACGCTTGAGCAGTTCCGTAAGGTTCTCGAAGGCTTTGGCGTCAAGATCATTGAGTCGCTCGGTCAGCCGTTCAATCCGGAATTTCATCAGGCAATGGGCGAGATGGTCACCAGCGAACATCCGCCGCACGCGGTTGCCCAGGAGATGCAGAAGGCCTATACCCTGAATGGACGCCTGCTCCGACCGGCACTGGTCATGATTGCGAAAGCACCGGAAGCAGAGACCGAAGAGCTCGGTGAGGGCGCAGATGATAATGAACCGGATTCAACTCAGGAAAACGAATAAGCGAGAAGCTTACAGAATAAACAGACCTTAAAGGAGGATGACTCATGGGTAAAGTAATCGGAATAGACCTCGGGACCACGAATTCGTGTGTCGCGGTTATGGAAGGTGGCGAACCGGAAGTCATCGCCAATGCTGAAGGAGCCCGGACGACCCCGTCGATGGTCGCCTTTGCCGAGAGCGGTGAGCGCCTGGTTGGTCAGCAGGCCAAACGCCAGGCGGTGACCAATCCGGAAAACACGCTGTTTGCGATCAAGCGTCTGATCGGCCGTAAATTTGATTCGGAAGCGGTCAAGAAGGATATCGAGATCAGCCCGTTCAAGATTATTGAAGCGGACAACGGTGATGCCTGGGTTGAAGCCCGCGGCAAGAAATACAGTGCTCCGGAAATTTCGGCGATGATTCTGCAGAAGATGAAGCAGACCGCTGAGGACTATCTTGGCGAAGAGGTTACCGACGCAGTTGTTACCGTGCCGGCCTACTTCAACGATTCGCAGCGCCAGGCGACCAAGGATGCCGGCAAGATTTCCGGCCTCAATGTCCTGCGGATTATCAACGAGCCGACGGCGGCATCGCTCGCCTATGGTCTCGATAAGAAGGAGGATGAAAAAATCGCGGTTTTCGACCTCGGTGGTGGTACCTTCGATGTCTCGATTCTTGAACTCGGTGACGGCGTATTTGAAGTCAAGGCAACCAACGGCGATACTTTCCTCGGCGGCGAGGATTTTGACCAGCGGATCATCGATTACGTTGCCGATGAATTCAAGAAAGAACAGGGAATAGATCTGCGGGGCGACAAGATGGCCCTGCAGCGCCTCAAAGAGGGTTCCGAAAAAGCAAAATGTGAGCTCTCCTCTTC
This genomic window from Desulfuromonas sp. contains:
- a CDS encoding nucleotide exchange factor GrpE, which translates into the protein MGKKKKEENVVAEEESWKSPEEVPEDAEENGAVTESSEADAASDDAVDYQSEALHNKDLYLRALADLENYRKRAQREKEDAIRYANSNLLREMIPVIDNLERAVEHANDGDDQDQGLLEGVQMTLEQFRKVLEGFGVKIIESLGQPFNPEFHQAMGEMVTSEHPPHAVAQEMQKAYTLNGRLLRPALVMIAKAPEAETEELGEGADDNEPDSTQENE
- the hrcA gene encoding heat-inducible transcription repressor HrcA codes for the protein MSNELNDRGRAILEAIVDDYIVSGEPVGSRAVTKRHNMDISPATVRNVMSDLEDMGFLISPHTSAGRVPTDKGYQYYVDTLLQIRDLSELEKQTIDSHYHGKKGTVESLLQETGKALSSLSNYAGVVMVPRFTSTVFRHIEFVRLSDGKALVVFVSQTGMVQNKLIDLDKEISQRDLEKMTNYLNRKLSGMTIQEVKKVIAEEMKQEKALYDKLMKKALELSGAALAEDIEGQLFIEGASSFLELPDFAEVGKMKRLFQAFEQKNHLIELLDKSQEASGVQIFIGSANSYNQIEGCSLVTSSYQNVHGTIGTLGVIGPNRMSYSKVIPIVDYTARLVSRLLETGLGKEK